Proteins found in one Labrenzia sp. VG12 genomic segment:
- the pobA gene encoding 4-hydroxybenzoate 3-monooxygenase, giving the protein MRTQVVIVGGGPSGLLLGQLLHLKGIETIILERKTRDYVLGRIRAGILETGLVNMMREAGVAERMDKECFVHHGTCISYENEMFDINFQKLIGENVIVYGQTEVTRDLYDARDATGARTIFEVEGVEIRDADTDAPYVTFLEDGSAKRIDCDFVAGCDGFHGVSRKTIPDTVLKEYEKVYPFGWLGVLSETPPVHEELIYANSSRGFALCSMRNENLSRYYVQCNLDDDIHEWTDDRFWDELKRRLPEAVADRLVTGASIEKSIAPLRSFVCEPMRWGRLFLCGDAAHIVPPTGAKGLNTAASDVHYLFEGLVQFYQDKDSEGIDRYSEKALARIWKAERFSWATTNMLHRFPDQTDFDLKMQRAEIESLHYNDIAQKWFAQNYVGLPY; this is encoded by the coding sequence ATGCGCACTCAGGTTGTCATTGTCGGCGGCGGGCCGTCGGGGTTGTTGCTCGGCCAGCTGCTGCACTTGAAAGGCATCGAAACGATCATTCTGGAGCGCAAGACGCGCGACTACGTGCTTGGCCGCATTCGCGCCGGCATCCTGGAGACCGGACTGGTCAACATGATGCGCGAGGCCGGTGTGGCGGAGCGCATGGACAAGGAGTGCTTTGTCCACCACGGCACCTGCATCTCCTATGAAAACGAGATGTTCGACATCAATTTCCAGAAGCTGATCGGCGAAAATGTCATCGTCTACGGCCAGACCGAGGTCACACGAGATCTCTATGACGCCCGCGATGCGACCGGTGCCCGGACCATATTTGAGGTCGAGGGCGTGGAGATCCGCGATGCCGACACGGATGCGCCTTATGTGACGTTCCTGGAAGACGGCAGCGCCAAGCGGATCGACTGCGATTTCGTGGCCGGCTGCGACGGATTTCACGGCGTCAGCCGGAAGACGATCCCGGACACGGTTCTGAAGGAATATGAAAAGGTCTATCCTTTTGGCTGGCTCGGCGTCCTTTCCGAAACACCGCCTGTCCACGAGGAGCTGATCTATGCCAATTCCTCGCGCGGATTTGCGCTTTGTTCGATGCGCAACGAAAATCTGTCGCGCTACTACGTCCAGTGCAATCTCGACGACGACATCCACGAATGGACGGATGACCGGTTCTGGGACGAGTTGAAACGGCGTCTGCCGGAGGCGGTCGCGGACCGGCTGGTGACCGGCGCTTCCATCGAGAAGTCCATCGCGCCCTTGCGGTCCTTTGTCTGCGAACCGATGCGCTGGGGACGGCTGTTTCTGTGCGGTGACGCTGCTCACATCGTCCCGCCCACCGGCGCCAAGGGGCTCAATACGGCGGCTTCGGATGTCCATTACCTCTTTGAAGGCCTTGTGCAGTTCTACCAGGACAAGGACAGCGAAGGCATCGACCGCTATTCGGAGAAGGCACTGGCCCGGATCTGGAAAGCCGAACGCTTCAGCTGGGCGACCACCAACATGCTGCACCGGTTCCCGGACCAGACCGACTTTGACCTGAAGATGCAGCGCGCGGAGATCGAGTCCCTGCACTACAATGACATCGCGCAGAAATGGTTCGCGCAGAACTATGTCGGGTTGCCTTACTGA
- the pcaD gene encoding 3-oxoadipate enol-lactonase, with the protein MNIARLDGADIHWRADGDPTGPAVVFANSLGTDLRLWDKVVNRVSGLGLHLVRFDKRGHGLSSCPPAPYSLEALVQDTEQLLDRLEIQTFAFVGLSIGGMIGQLLADRQPERVKALVLANTAVKMGEPAMWQSRISKIRASGMDSIADAVLERWFAEDFRQSPESLGWRHMLTRTPAEGYIGCCEAIAAADLTASTSQLELPVLGIGGSYDLASPSDLVRATTDLVGGSRFVDINQAGHLPCVEQPDVFAGHLVPFLKEHLHV; encoded by the coding sequence ATGAACATCGCTCGTCTTGATGGTGCGGATATTCACTGGCGCGCGGATGGCGATCCGACTGGTCCGGCCGTTGTTTTCGCCAACTCCCTCGGCACCGATCTGCGCCTCTGGGACAAGGTGGTCAATCGGGTCTCGGGACTGGGGCTCCATCTGGTCCGCTTCGACAAGCGCGGCCATGGCCTCTCCTCCTGTCCACCGGCTCCGTATTCGCTGGAAGCCCTGGTCCAGGACACGGAGCAACTGCTGGACCGGCTTGAGATCCAGACCTTTGCCTTTGTCGGCCTCTCTATCGGCGGCATGATCGGCCAGCTTCTGGCCGACCGGCAGCCGGAACGGGTCAAAGCCCTCGTTCTGGCCAATACAGCGGTCAAGATGGGAGAGCCTGCCATGTGGCAAAGCCGGATCTCCAAGATCCGCGCAAGTGGCATGGACAGTATCGCCGACGCCGTTCTGGAGCGCTGGTTTGCGGAAGATTTTCGGCAAAGTCCGGAAAGCCTGGGCTGGCGGCACATGCTGACCCGAACGCCGGCGGAGGGTTATATCGGTTGCTGTGAAGCCATTGCTGCCGCCGACCTGACGGCCTCAACCTCGCAGCTGGAGCTGCCGGTGCTCGGGATCGGTGGCTCGTACGACCTGGCCAGCCCGTCGGACCTTGTCCGGGCGACCACGGATCTTGTGGGCGGGAGCCGGTTTGTCGACATAAACCAGGCTGGTCATCTCCCCTGTGTCGAACAGCCGGATGTCTTTGCCGGTCATCTGGTCCCGTTTTTAAAGGAGCATCTCCATGTCTGA
- the pcaC gene encoding 4-carboxymuconolactone decarboxylase, translated as MSDRFETGMKVRRAVLGDAHVDRAEDAKTPLDEPFQTLITETAWGNVWASDGISDRERSMLTLALLAALGNFEEIPMHIRATANTGASKQDVLEAFQHVAIYAGVPRANQALKLAKQTYAEMETGKV; from the coding sequence ATGTCTGACCGGTTTGAGACTGGCATGAAGGTTCGCCGGGCGGTGCTGGGCGATGCCCATGTCGACCGCGCCGAAGACGCCAAGACGCCTCTGGACGAACCGTTCCAGACCCTGATCACCGAGACCGCCTGGGGCAATGTCTGGGCCTCGGACGGCATCAGCGACCGGGAGCGCTCGATGCTGACGCTTGCACTGCTGGCCGCCCTCGGCAATTTCGAGGAAATTCCGATGCATATCCGGGCGACGGCCAATACGGGCGCCAGCAAGCAGGATGTGCTGGAAGCGTTTCAGCACGTGGCCATCTATGCCGGCGTGCCGCGCGCCAACCAGGCGCTGAAGCTGGCCAAGCAGACCTATGCGGAAATGGAGACCGGCAAGGTCTGA
- the pcaH gene encoding protocatechuate 3,4-dioxygenase subunit beta — MLKQGEYYQRDRERQPPALSRDYKTSVSRSPQYSLISLQNSVSEVTGPVFGQNDIDPLDRDLLHNYAKPGESAIGERIILHGRVLDENARPVPNTLVEIWQANAGGRYRHKKDTYLAPIDPNFGGCGRTLTDENGYYYFRTVKPGAYPWRNWVNNWRPAHIHMSVFGSAFCQRLITQCYFEGDPLIPKCPIVNTIPDPEAIQQLVAALDLNATIPLDTIAYKFDIVLRGRRSTLFENRLEGN; from the coding sequence ATGCTCAAACAGGGTGAATATTATCAGCGCGACCGGGAGCGCCAGCCGCCTGCCTTGTCCCGCGACTACAAGACCAGCGTCTCGCGCTCGCCGCAATATTCGCTGATCAGCCTGCAGAACTCGGTGTCCGAAGTCACCGGGCCGGTCTTCGGCCAAAACGATATCGACCCGCTCGACCGTGACCTTCTGCACAACTACGCCAAGCCGGGTGAAAGCGCGATCGGCGAACGCATCATCCTGCATGGCCGGGTGCTGGATGAAAATGCCAGGCCGGTGCCCAACACGCTGGTGGAGATCTGGCAGGCCAATGCAGGAGGCCGCTACCGGCACAAGAAAGACACCTACCTTGCGCCGATCGATCCGAATTTCGGCGGCTGTGGCCGCACGCTGACTGACGAGAATGGCTACTACTATTTCCGCACCGTGAAACCCGGGGCCTATCCCTGGCGCAACTGGGTCAACAACTGGCGGCCGGCTCATATCCACATGTCGGTCTTCGGCTCCGCCTTTTGCCAGCGCCTGATCACGCAGTGCTATTTCGAAGGCGATCCGCTGATCCCGAAATGCCCGATCGTCAACACCATTCCGGATCCGGAGGCCATCCAGCAGCTGGTCGCGGCGCTGGATCTCAATGCAACGATCCCGCTCGACACGATCGCCTACAAGTTCGACATTGTTCTGCGCGGACGCCGCTCGACCCTGTTCGAAAACCGTCTGGAAGGAAACTGA
- the pcaG gene encoding protocatechuate 3,4-dioxygenase subunit alpha — protein sequence MPQKLDYLQETASQTAGPYVHIGLAPGAAGFDIYKQELGWDIAGPNAGGERIRVEGIVMDGTGSPIKDVLLEVWQANADGHYAHPEGGGPVEDGFRGWGRVITDFETGEWGFDTVKPGSCPGRNVGPQAPHLNLWIVARGINIGLNTRMYFEDESEANAKDPVLNLIEWERRRATLIAKRTERDGQTVYRFDIKLQGQDETVFFDV from the coding sequence ATGCCGCAGAAACTCGACTATCTGCAGGAAACAGCGTCCCAGACAGCCGGCCCTTACGTCCATATCGGCCTGGCGCCCGGCGCGGCGGGGTTCGACATCTACAAGCAGGAACTCGGCTGGGACATTGCAGGCCCGAACGCTGGAGGAGAACGCATCCGAGTTGAAGGCATTGTCATGGATGGCACCGGATCTCCGATCAAGGATGTTCTCCTGGAAGTCTGGCAGGCCAATGCAGACGGTCACTACGCCCATCCGGAAGGTGGCGGCCCTGTCGAGGACGGCTTTCGCGGCTGGGGCCGTGTGATCACCGATTTCGAGACCGGCGAGTGGGGGTTCGACACCGTCAAACCGGGGTCCTGCCCGGGCCGTAATGTCGGTCCGCAGGCGCCTCATCTCAACCTCTGGATCGTCGCGCGCGGCATCAATATCGGCCTCAACACACGCATGTATTTCGAGGACGAAAGCGAGGCCAATGCCAAGGATCCGGTGCTGAACCTGATCGAATGGGAACGCCGCCGTGCAACCCTGATCGCGAAACGGACAGAACGCGACGGCCAGACGGTCTACCGGTTCGACATCAAGCTTCAGGGGCAGGATGAAACGGTCTTTTTTGATGTTTGA
- a CDS encoding 3-keto-5-aminohexanoate cleavage protein produces the protein MTKPCIICVAITGSLPKKENNPAVPVTVAEQVESTQEAFEAGATICHAHVRNDDQSPSSDPEKFARLKEGLEKHCPGMIIQFSTGGRSGAGQERGGMLPLQPDMASLSVGSNNFPTRVYENPPDLVDWLAGEMRTHQIKPEIEAFDLSHIHQAVAMNRDGRIPGKLYVQFVMGVKNAMPVDRDVFDYYIRTVERLAPEAEWCAAGIGRHQLTLNEWCISSGGHTRTGLEDNIRLDRDTLAPSNAALVRRAAELCEKYERPVATWQEAREILDLPVKAA, from the coding sequence ATGACAAAACCCTGCATCATCTGTGTCGCGATCACCGGATCGTTGCCGAAAAAGGAAAACAATCCGGCGGTCCCTGTGACGGTGGCCGAGCAGGTGGAAAGCACGCAGGAAGCCTTCGAGGCCGGCGCCACCATCTGTCATGCCCATGTGCGCAATGACGACCAGTCCCCGTCCTCTGATCCGGAAAAATTCGCAAGGCTCAAGGAGGGCCTGGAGAAACACTGCCCCGGCATGATCATCCAGTTCTCGACCGGTGGCCGGTCTGGCGCCGGTCAGGAGCGCGGCGGCATGCTGCCGCTTCAGCCGGACATGGCGTCGCTGTCCGTCGGTTCGAACAATTTCCCGACACGGGTCTACGAGAACCCGCCGGATCTGGTCGACTGGCTGGCGGGCGAGATGCGGACCCACCAGATCAAGCCGGAGATCGAGGCGTTCGATCTCAGCCACATCCATCAGGCCGTGGCCATGAACAGGGACGGCCGCATCCCCGGCAAACTCTATGTCCAGTTCGTCATGGGCGTGAAAAACGCCATGCCCGTCGACCGGGATGTCTTCGACTACTACATCCGGACCGTTGAGCGTCTGGCGCCGGAGGCTGAATGGTGTGCCGCCGGCATAGGCCGCCATCAGCTGACGCTGAACGAGTGGTGCATTTCTTCAGGCGGTCACACCCGCACCGGCCTGGAGGACAACATCCGGCTCGACCGCGACACGCTGGCGCCCTCCAATGCCGCGCTGGTCCGGCGGGCCGCTGAGCTTTGTGAAAAATACGAGCGTCCCGTCGCCACCTGGCAAGAGGCCCGCGAGATCCTGGACCTTCCGGTGAAGGCCGCTTGA
- a CDS encoding lyase family protein, producing the protein MPVSLFSSSIHSPLFADDDLARLFDDASDVAHMVQVERALAIAEGSLEIIPADAAHAIAETLQNLRIEPADLAEGTRSAGVPVPALVSELRKQVGGAAANWIHWGATSQDIIDTAMILQVKVALGLQSARLEKLIDTLERQSERFATRLMAGRTRSQVSTPITLGYRIAQWAHPLIDAEAALPELRRTVLRVQFGGASGVNAAIAPAGPAVAEALARELDLAAGPSWHVNRTPVLAVAAWLQQVSAGLAKMAGDLILLGRSEIAELSSGTGGGSSTMPQKANPVQSETILALNRIVIAAQAGLASAGSPLEERDGSVWPLEWHFLPQMMIAVGTALTHAQMLAETLVANETGLDGTLDAHPELMAETASFVLARHGVPRAEAKKLVGDAATGSSPFLESLKSALDLDVDWDQELSLQSAIAPASEMSKQIFARRPRR; encoded by the coding sequence ATGCCCGTTTCCCTTTTTTCCAGCTCGATCCACTCTCCGCTTTTTGCCGACGACGACCTTGCCCGTCTGTTTGACGACGCCAGCGACGTCGCGCATATGGTCCAGGTCGAGCGCGCCCTGGCGATTGCTGAAGGGAGCCTGGAAATCATCCCGGCTGACGCAGCACATGCGATTGCCGAGACGCTTCAGAACCTGCGGATCGAGCCGGCCGATCTGGCAGAAGGTACCCGATCCGCAGGGGTTCCGGTGCCGGCACTTGTTTCTGAGCTGCGCAAGCAGGTTGGCGGCGCGGCCGCGAACTGGATTCATTGGGGCGCGACCAGCCAGGACATCATCGACACGGCGATGATCCTGCAGGTGAAGGTGGCCCTTGGTCTCCAGTCGGCAAGACTTGAAAAACTGATCGACACGCTGGAACGGCAAAGCGAACGGTTTGCGACGCGCCTGATGGCCGGACGCACCCGCAGCCAGGTCTCCACCCCGATCACACTCGGCTACCGGATTGCGCAATGGGCCCACCCGCTGATCGATGCGGAGGCCGCTCTCCCCGAGCTGCGGCGCACGGTGTTGCGCGTCCAGTTCGGCGGGGCTTCCGGAGTTAACGCGGCGATTGCACCGGCCGGACCAGCCGTCGCAGAGGCGCTTGCCAGGGAACTGGATCTCGCGGCAGGGCCGTCCTGGCACGTCAATCGGACGCCGGTGTTGGCGGTTGCGGCTTGGCTGCAGCAGGTCTCCGCCGGGCTTGCCAAGATGGCCGGGGACCTGATCCTGCTCGGCCGGTCCGAGATCGCGGAACTCTCCAGCGGCACGGGCGGCGGCTCCTCGACCATGCCGCAAAAGGCCAATCCCGTGCAGTCCGAGACCATCCTGGCGCTCAACAGGATTGTTATTGCGGCACAGGCTGGCCTGGCCTCGGCCGGAAGTCCGCTGGAAGAGCGCGACGGATCGGTCTGGCCGCTGGAGTGGCACTTCCTGCCGCAAATGATGATTGCGGTCGGAACGGCGCTGACCCATGCGCAAATGCTGGCAGAGACACTTGTTGCCAACGAAACGGGTCTCGACGGGACGCTGGACGCTCATCCGGAACTGATGGCGGAAACGGCCAGTTTCGTTCTCGCCAGACACGGCGTACCGCGGGCCGAGGCCAAAAAACTGGTAGGCGATGCTGCAACAGGATCCAGCCCTTTCCTGGAGAGTTTGAAATCCGCCTTGGATCTCGACGTTGACTGGGATCAGGAACTCAGCCTCCAGAGCGCGATTGCGCCCGCCAGCGAGATGTCAAAACAGATCTTTGCACGGCGTCCTCGGCGGTAG
- a CDS encoding bifunctional allantoicase/(S)-ureidoglycine aminohydrolase encodes MSKPNGPRSYYAPTGGHPGQETLLTDRAVFTEAYAVIPKGTVRDIVTSFLPFWEKTRLWVLSRPLSGFAETFSQYIMEVQPGGGSERPETDPMAEGVLFVVEGEATLIANGESHDLRPGSYAFLPPQTDWTFRNTSSAPVRFHWVRKAYEPVDGLDWPELFVTHEDEIDPRPMPGTDGKWATTRFVDPEDVRHDMHVNIVTFQPGAVIPFAETHVMEHGLYVLEGKAVYRLNQDWVEVEAGDYMWLRAFCPQACYAGGPSPFRYLLYKDVNRHMKLQPAGRFEAGIQQGFKRAAE; translated from the coding sequence GTGAGCAAACCCAACGGACCCCGCTCCTATTACGCGCCGACCGGAGGCCACCCGGGCCAGGAAACGCTTTTGACCGACCGCGCTGTCTTCACCGAGGCCTATGCGGTCATTCCGAAGGGCACGGTGCGGGATATCGTCACCAGTTTCCTGCCGTTCTGGGAGAAAACCCGGCTCTGGGTGCTGTCCAGGCCGCTTTCCGGATTTGCCGAGACCTTTTCGCAATACATCATGGAAGTGCAACCCGGCGGCGGGTCTGAGCGGCCGGAGACCGACCCGATGGCCGAAGGCGTGCTTTTTGTGGTCGAAGGCGAGGCGACGCTAATCGCCAACGGTGAAAGCCATGACCTGCGCCCCGGCAGCTATGCGTTTCTGCCGCCGCAGACCGACTGGACGTTCAGGAACACAAGCAGCGCACCGGTGCGGTTTCACTGGGTGCGCAAGGCCTATGAGCCGGTCGACGGCCTCGACTGGCCCGAGCTGTTCGTTACCCATGAAGACGAGATCGATCCGAGGCCGATGCCGGGCACGGACGGCAAATGGGCGACCACCCGCTTTGTCGATCCGGAAGACGTGCGCCATGACATGCATGTCAACATCGTCACCTTCCAGCCAGGCGCGGTCATTCCCTTTGCCGAAACCCATGTCATGGAACACGGTCTTTATGTGCTGGAGGGCAAGGCAGTCTACCGCCTCAACCAGGACTGGGTGGAGGTGGAAGCCGGCGACTACATGTGGCTGCGCGCCTTTTGCCCGCAGGCCTGTTATGCCGGAGGCCCCAGTCCGTTCCGCTATCTGCTCTACAAGGACGTCAACCGGCACATGAAACTGCAGCCGGCGGGCCGGTTCGAAGCAGGGATCCAGCAGGGTTTCAAACGCGCGGCCGAGTGA
- the bhcR gene encoding HTH-type transcriptional regulator BhcR has protein sequence MAAPKTDPVPSRRARGRPRAWDDKSEQNTIKSLDRAMAVFEHLSTQSGVSLSALSEQLGESTATLYRILFTLETRGLVEFDQAQQLWHIGPGAFIIGARFLRRTSLVERARPILRSLMEETGETANLGVARADQVLFVSQVETHESIRAFFPPGTLSPLHASGIGKALLAFMDPAQCVRILAQTGRERFTEHTLCDAGLLKENLDLIRARGFSIDGEEKNLGMRCIAAPVFDHYGEAVAGVSVSGPTSRVSPDKVEALAQAVKVAAANLTAALGGETAMSKGSSSS, from the coding sequence ATGGCAGCGCCAAAAACCGATCCCGTCCCCTCCCGTCGCGCCCGTGGACGTCCCCGTGCCTGGGACGACAAGAGCGAACAGAACACCATCAAGTCGCTCGATCGGGCGATGGCCGTGTTCGAACACCTGAGCACCCAGTCGGGCGTCTCGCTGTCTGCGCTCTCCGAGCAGCTGGGCGAATCGACCGCGACGCTTTACCGGATCCTGTTCACGCTGGAAACACGGGGGCTGGTGGAATTCGACCAGGCACAACAGCTCTGGCATATCGGGCCGGGCGCGTTCATCATCGGGGCGCGGTTCTTGAGGCGCACGAGCCTGGTAGAACGGGCGCGGCCGATCCTCCGGTCGCTGATGGAAGAGACCGGAGAAACCGCGAACCTGGGTGTTGCCCGGGCGGACCAGGTGCTGTTTGTCAGTCAGGTGGAAACCCATGAAAGCATCCGGGCGTTCTTTCCTCCCGGCACACTGTCCCCGCTGCATGCTTCCGGCATTGGCAAGGCCCTGCTCGCCTTCATGGACCCCGCCCAGTGCGTGCGCATTCTGGCTCAGACGGGCCGGGAGCGGTTCACGGAGCACACGCTTTGCGATGCAGGTCTTTTGAAAGAGAACCTGGATCTGATCCGTGCGCGCGGCTTTTCGATTGACGGGGAAGAAAAGAACCTCGGCATGCGCTGTATCGCGGCGCCGGTTTTCGACCATTACGGCGAGGCGGTTGCCGGCGTGTCGGTTTCGGGGCCGACCAGCCGGGTCAGTCCGGACAAGGTGGAGGCACTTGCGCAAGCAGTGAAGGTGGCAGCCGCCAATCTGACGGCGGCGTTGGGGGGAGAGACGGCCATGTCAAAAGGCTCGTCTTCTTCCTGA
- the bhcB gene encoding beta-hydroxyaspartate dehydratase BhcB — protein MKTDALTQYIPTLEDMLVAHERIKPHIHRTPVLTSSFLNELTGAELFFKCENFQKAGAFKVRGASNAVFGLDEETARAGVATHSSGNHALSLSYAAGRRGIPCHVVMPKTAPQAKKDAVRGYGGIITECEPSTSSREAVFAEVQQKTGAEFVHPYNDPRVIAGQGTCSKELMEQTDGLDAVIAPIGGGGMVSGTCLTLSSLAPDVRIYAAEPEQADDAARSFRAGHIIADDAPVTVADGLKVPLKELTWHFVSNHVTDILTASEQEIVDAMRLIWARLKIVMEPSSAVPLATILKNRDVFAGKRVGVIITGGNVDLGKLPWNNS, from the coding sequence ATGAAAACCGACGCCCTGACCCAGTATATCCCGACGCTGGAAGACATGCTGGTCGCGCATGAGCGCATCAAGCCTCATATTCACCGCACGCCGGTGCTGACCTCCTCGTTTCTCAACGAGTTGACCGGTGCGGAGCTGTTCTTCAAATGCGAGAACTTCCAGAAGGCCGGTGCCTTCAAGGTGCGCGGGGCGTCCAACGCCGTCTTCGGTCTCGACGAGGAGACTGCCAGGGCGGGTGTCGCGACGCACTCCTCCGGCAACCACGCGCTGAGCCTCTCCTATGCGGCCGGCCGAAGGGGCATCCCCTGCCACGTGGTGATGCCGAAAACGGCGCCGCAGGCGAAGAAGGACGCGGTGCGCGGTTATGGCGGGATCATCACCGAGTGCGAACCGTCAACCTCCAGCCGCGAAGCTGTTTTTGCAGAGGTCCAGCAGAAGACAGGTGCGGAATTCGTGCATCCTTACAACGATCCGCGCGTCATAGCCGGCCAGGGCACCTGCTCTAAGGAACTGATGGAACAGACGGACGGGCTCGATGCCGTCATTGCGCCGATCGGCGGCGGCGGCATGGTCTCCGGCACCTGCCTGACGCTCAGCAGTCTGGCGCCGGATGTCAGGATCTACGCGGCCGAGCCGGAGCAGGCAGACGATGCGGCGCGCAGCTTCCGGGCCGGCCACATCATTGCAGACGATGCGCCGGTGACCGTGGCCGATGGGCTGAAAGTGCCGCTCAAGGAACTGACCTGGCATTTCGTCTCCAACCACGTCACCGACATCCTGACCGCGTCGGAACAGGAAATCGTTGACGCCATGCGCCTGATCTGGGCGCGGCTGAAGATCGTGATGGAGCCGTCCTCGGCCGTGCCTCTGGCGACCATCTTGAAGAACAGGGACGTCTTCGCGGGCAAACGCGTCGGCGTGATCATCACCGGCGGCAATGTCGATCTCGGCAAACTGCCCTGGAACAACAGTTAA
- the bhcC gene encoding 3-hydroxy-D-aspartate aldolase BhcC, which produces MNAQTGFEKLEVGYDVPALPGMDEADIQTPCLVLDLDALERNIKKMGDYAKAHGMRHRVHGKMHKSVDVAKLQERLGGAVGVCCQKVSEAEVFARGGIKDVLVSNQVRDPQKIDRLARLPKFGARTLVCVDDIENVADLSAAAVKHGTELEVFVEIDCGAGRCGVTTSEDVVAIAQAVDAAANLKFTGIQAYQGAMQHLDSFEARKEKLDIAIAMVQDAVEALKAAGLEPELVSGGGTGSYYFESNSGVYNELQCGSYAFMDADYGRILDQDGKRIDQGEWENAFFILTQVMSHAKADKAICDAGLKAQSVDSGLPFIYGRDDVEYVKCSDEHGVISDPKGVLNVGEKLRLVPGHCDPTANVHDWYVGVRGGKVETVWPVSARGKAY; this is translated from the coding sequence ATGAACGCACAAACCGGATTTGAAAAACTCGAAGTCGGCTACGATGTCCCGGCCCTTCCCGGCATGGACGAGGCCGATATCCAGACCCCGTGTCTGGTGCTCGATCTCGATGCACTGGAGCGCAACATCAAGAAGATGGGCGATTATGCCAAGGCCCACGGCATGCGCCACCGGGTGCATGGCAAGATGCACAAGTCGGTTGATGTCGCCAAGTTGCAGGAACGCCTCGGCGGCGCCGTCGGTGTCTGCTGCCAGAAAGTGTCCGAGGCAGAGGTCTTCGCAAGAGGCGGCATCAAGGATGTTCTGGTCTCCAACCAGGTCCGCGATCCGCAAAAGATCGACCGGCTGGCGCGGCTGCCGAAATTCGGCGCGCGCACCCTTGTCTGCGTCGACGACATTGAGAATGTCGCTGATCTGTCGGCGGCGGCGGTCAAGCATGGCACCGAGCTGGAAGTCTTTGTTGAAATCGACTGCGGCGCCGGGCGCTGCGGGGTCACCACCAGCGAAGACGTTGTTGCCATCGCACAGGCAGTCGATGCGGCAGCTAACCTGAAATTCACTGGCATCCAGGCCTATCAGGGCGCCATGCAGCATCTCGACAGCTTTGAGGCCCGCAAGGAGAAGCTCGACATTGCCATTGCCATGGTCCAGGACGCGGTCGAGGCCCTGAAAGCAGCCGGCCTGGAACCGGAGCTCGTCTCCGGCGGTGGTACGGGCTCCTATTATTTTGAATCCAATTCCGGCGTCTACAACGAACTGCAATGCGGTTCCTACGCCTTCATGGACGCCGACTACGGCCGGATTCTTGATCAGGACGGCAAACGGATCGACCAGGGCGAGTGGGAAAACGCGTTTTTCATCCTCACCCAGGTGATGAGCCACGCCAAGGCTGACAAGGCGATTTGCGATGCAGGCCTGAAGGCTCAGTCGGTCGACAGCGGCCTGCCGTTCATCTACGGCCGTGACGATGTCGAATATGTCAAATGTTCCGACGAGCACGGTGTCATCTCCGACCCGAAGGGCGTCCTCAACGTAGGTGAGAAACTCAGACTGGTTCCGGGCCACTGCGACCCGACCGCCAATGTTCACGACTGGTATGTCGGTGTGCGGGGCGGCAAGGTCGAAACCGTCTGGCCAGTCTCTGCCCGCGGCAAGGCTTATTGA